The Bdellovibrio bacteriovorus W nucleotide sequence TTAGAAGCAGATTCTTGCAATGCTTTCTTGTCTTTCAAAGTGTTGGCAACAAGGGCAGTCACAATTAAAACGGCTCCGAGTGATTGCAAAGGGCCTAAGCTCTCGCGTAAAACTAAAATTCCTAAAGCGGTTGCGGTGAGGGGCTCGATCATCATCAAAAGGGCGACCTCTTTGCTACGAAGCTTTTGCAGGGCTGCGAGTTCTAAAGACAGTGGCAACACCGTGCAAACCAAAGCAATTCCTAAAACCAGCAAAGCTTGAGAGGTCGTGATCGTAGAGATGCTTTCAGCGCTCGGTGCATGAAACAAGGAAAGTGCGATAGCCCCGAAAGTGATTACATAAAGGGCGGAAGAAATAGGGCGCACATCTTTTTGCACGCGAGCTGAGATCATCACATAGCCTGCGTAACTAATGGCCGATGCTAGTCCTGATAAAACAGCCCAGGCGTTTTTAACTTCGACATGTCCCCATAAAAGAAAAATCAATCCTAACGAAGCCACTCCAAGGTATAGAGCCTCTTTTTTAGTGACCTTATCATGAGTAAAAAAATGCGAAAAGATATTCACCCAAAATGGATAAGTGTATAGAAGCAAAGCCGCCAGAGTGATGCTTAGGCCTTCAATCGCTGTGAAATAGGTGGTTGAGAAAAAAGCGTAACCAAAAATTCCTAAAAGGCCTGCGGTACAGATTTGTTTTAAAGATAAACGAACCCAAGAAGGGCGAAAGATTAAAATCCCAATCCATAAAATGGCGGCGGCTAAGGTGAAGCGATAAGAAAGAAACTCTCCCACAGAGAGTCCTGTGGCAAAGGCCGCCTTGCTAAAAATTCCTAGAAAACCAAAGCCAATACTTGCAATGGTAATTTCAATGATCCCTCGGGCGCGCGCATTCATGATTCGAGTTCTTTCGGCAGAAAAAGCCAGAGATTCGTTAAAGAAAATATTATCACTGACGGCCGTAAAAGAGAAATCCCTTTAAGGGATATGGTGGGCAGTTCATATTTATCAAAAAATAGAACTGCCACTCTAACGATAGAAACTAAGACTCGGTGTTAAGCTCTGGGAATGATTTTATTAAATCATCCAACGCCTTCATCTGTTGAAGAAAAGGCTCTACCTTAGCTAAAGGCAACGCAGAAGGGCCATCGCACTTTGCTTTATCAGGATTGGGGTGACTCTCGATGAAAAGTCCAGCAAGACCCACTGCAAGTCCCGCGCGCGAGAGTTCGGCTACTTGCCCACGGCGACCGCCAGAGGCTGCGCCAAACGGATCGCGGCATTGCAGAGCATGGGTCGCATCCAAGATCACAGGGCTTCCCTTAGAGACTTTTTTCATAATATTAAAGCCTAGGGTGTCCACAACTAAGTTGTCGTAGCCAAAGCTTGTTCCGCGGTCGCAAAGAATGACTTTATCGTTTCCGCACTCTTCGATTTTTTCAACGATGTTGCCCATTTGACCTGGGCTTAAAAATTGTGGCTTCTTCACGTTGATAACAGAGGCAGTGCGCGCCATTGCTTCTACAAGGTCTGTTTGGCGAGCTAGGAAGGCTGGCAGTTGAATAACATCAACGACGTCTGCAACAGGTTTAGCCTGATGAATTTCATGAACGTCTGTGATGATTTTTACGCCAAATGATTTTTTAAGGTCTTCGAAAATGCGAAGACCTTCTTCCATGCCCGGCCCGCGATATGAGTGAATCGACGAACGGTTGGCTTTATCGAAAGAGGACTTAAAGACGTAGGGAATTTTTAACTTCTCTGTGATCTTTAGAAAGTGTTCGCATACCTGCATAGCAAGATCGCGCGATTCTAAAACGTTCATTCCCGCAAAAAGAACGAAAGGTTTATCGTTGGCGACCTCGATGTTTCCAATTTGAACAACTTTGTTTTTCATAACTCTTCCGATTTCCTAAAAGACTAAAAATGTTTCTTCACTGTATCGACAACGTACTGAAGTTCTTCCTGAGTGATGTATGCAAAACATGGAAGATTCAATACTGCTTGAGAGATATGGTGAGCATTGCCATTGTCGATTTTTCCAGCCAAGTGATTAGCTGCACCTGATTGGTGGCTCATCGCTCCTGGGTAAATTGTACCAAAGCCGATGTTAGCTTTTTTCAAAGACTCAATCAAAGCAGGGCGCAAAGAAGGTTCAATCATAGCTACTGCACAGTAACCATTTTCTTTCACGTTTCCTTTTGCGCGAACTGGTTTAAATGGAAGACCTTGAAGAGCCTCTTCATAGAACTTCACAGCATTCATACGACTTTCAATGCGCGCGTCGATATGTTTTAAAGACATATTTAAGAATAAAGACTCATAAGTTCCAATACGAGAGTTCCAGCCAATCATGCCATGAGAATAGTGATCTGTTCTTCCGTGATTGATAAGAGTGCGGCAGTTCTTCGCGTATGTCTCATTCGATGTGAAGATCGCGCCAGCATCTCCAGAAGCACCTAATACTTTTGCAGGGTAGAAACTTGTTGTAGAAATAACTGCAGATCCTAGGATCGACTGTCCTTCAATCTCAGTACCAAAACACTGAGC carries:
- a CDS encoding 2-dehydro-3-deoxyphosphooctonate aldolase (COG2877 3-deoxy-D-manno-octulosonic acid (KDO) 8-phosphate synthase), giving the protein MKNKVVQIGNIEVANDKPFVLFAGMNVLESRDLAMQVCEHFLKITEKLKIPYVFKSSFDKANRSSIHSYRGPGMEEGLRIFEDLKKSFGVKIITDVHEIHQAKPVADVVDVIQLPAFLARQTDLVEAMARTASVINVKKPQFLSPGQMGNIVEKIEECGNDKVILCDRGTSFGYDNLVVDTLGFNIMKKVSKGSPVILDATHALQCRDPFGAASGGRRGQVAELSRAGLAVGLAGLFIESHPNPDKAKCDGPSALPLAKVEPFLQQMKALDDLIKSFPELNTES
- a CDS encoding transmembrane protein (COG0697 Permeases of the drug/metabolite transporter (DMT) superfamily); this translates as MNARARGIIEITIASIGFGFLGIFSKAAFATGLSVGEFLSYRFTLAAAILWIGILIFRPSWVRLSLKQICTAGLLGIFGYAFFSTTYFTAIEGLSITLAALLLYTYPFWVNIFSHFFTHDKVTKKEALYLGVASLGLIFLLWGHVEVKNAWAVLSGLASAISYAGYVMISARVQKDVRPISSALYVITFGAIALSLFHAPSAESISTITTSQALLVLGIALVCTVLPLSLELAALQKLRSKEVALLMMIEPLTATALGILVLRESLGPLQSLGAVLIVTALVANTLKDKKALQESASKSADSLAKQTL
- a CDS encoding DegT/DnrJ/EryC1/StrS family protein (COG0399 Predicted pyridoxal phosphate-dependent enzyme apparently involved in regulation of cell wall biogenesis); its protein translation is MALNSGKTKTLSSREIYMSIQQVPFITLNRFEPGFRDEFLAGVANLFDKTQFVGGPIIAEMEANLAAYTKSKFAIGCANGTDAIQIALRAVGVEKNDKVLIPDMTFWATFEAVVNVGANPVTVDVNRENCHWDLATFKQAVDQFKPKAAVMVHLYGWASADTMAIRKYAQEAGVVLIEDGAQCFGTEIEGQSILGSAVISTTSFYPAKVLGASGDAGAIFTSNETYAKNCRTLINHGRTDHYSHGMIGWNSRIGTYESLFLNMSLKHIDARIESRMNAVKFYEEALQGLPFKPVRAKGNVKENGYCAVAMIEPSLRPALIESLKKANIGFGTIYPGAMSHQSGAANHLAGKIDNGNAHHISQAVLNLPCFAYITQEELQYVVDTVKKHF